Proteins from one Pyrobaculum neutrophilum V24Sta genomic window:
- a CDS encoding DUF504 domain-containing protein, producing the protein MRQIFNRVKWSGRRAYFWFISRGSPGGEEVLSTDDVVEVGANGVVVSVGGRERYIPYHRIVEIRLESGEVLLSRRGGREPSGGP; encoded by the coding sequence ATGAGGCAGATCTTTAACCGGGTTAAGTGGAGCGGCCGGCGGGCCTACTTCTGGTTCATAAGCAGGGGGTCGCCGGGCGGCGAGGAGGTGCTCTCCACCGACGACGTGGTGGAGGTGGGGGCCAACGGCGTTGTCGTTTCGGTGGGCGGGAGGGAGAGGTACATCCCCTACCACCGAATCGTCGAGATTAGGCTGGAGAGCGGCGAGGTCCTCCTCAGCCGGAGAGGCGGCCGAGAGCCCTCAGGAGGGCCTTGA
- a CDS encoding uracil-DNA glycosylase, with protein MDFGDFLRRLTACRACSRLVEYRSSFPPGYWAKPVPPWGSGPIMVVGLAPAARGGNRTGRMFTGDRSSQNLFRALYEAGLASRPYSISRDDGVELHGVYITSAVKCAPPGNKPTAEEVKNCSRWLREEVEIVKPRVVVALGRVAWRALSEILGVREEFRHGAVVEKNGVYLVGAYHPSPRNINTGRTTVEELAEVFKLAKRLAGVG; from the coding sequence GTGGATTTCGGAGACTTCCTCAGGAGGCTGACGGCGTGTAGAGCATGCTCGCGGCTCGTCGAGTACAGAAGCTCCTTTCCCCCGGGCTACTGGGCCAAGCCGGTGCCCCCGTGGGGGAGCGGCCCCATAATGGTGGTCGGGCTAGCCCCCGCCGCCCGCGGGGGGAACCGCACAGGCCGGATGTTCACCGGCGACAGGAGCTCCCAGAACCTCTTCAGGGCGCTCTACGAGGCGGGCCTCGCCTCTAGGCCGTACAGCATCTCGCGGGACGACGGGGTGGAGCTCCACGGCGTATACATAACCTCCGCCGTCAAATGCGCGCCCCCCGGCAACAAGCCCACCGCCGAGGAGGTGAAGAACTGCAGCCGGTGGCTGAGGGAGGAGGTGGAGATCGTAAAGCCCAGGGTGGTGGTGGCCCTGGGCAGAGTGGCCTGGCGGGCACTCTCCGAGATCCTCGGCGTTCGGGAGGAATTTAGACACGGGGCCGTGGTGGAGAAAAACGGCGTGTACCTAGTGGGTGCCTACCACCCCAGCCCCCGCAATATAAACACAGGGAGGACCACCGTGGAGGAGCTCGCCGAGGTGTTCAAGCTGGCGAAGAGGCTGGCCGGCGTGGGCTGA
- a CDS encoding chorismate-binding protein has protein sequence MKIPLSKLPPPRDLAHGLYQSGEEFVALLESGQGFAERARFTLVAWGVERAYVSSGPDLQQVLYSAQRELRADGGPFGGDVLIGALTYEASYYVEPLLLRYNKVDRSIPAAFLVKPRGYILYDKMLGRGYLRGEMPRVSVGRGEARVRGPVAMTDPGRFKSWVAEGRERIAAGEILQVVLSRWVDYRAEGDLFPLYKALAEGNPSPYMYFVKYGDIHLIGTSPELLVKVQGGRVETHPIAGTRPRGATEEEDLALEEDMLSDEKELAEHIMLVDLARNDIGRVCQLGSVKVEELFAVEKYSRVQHIVSRVMGVMDRRFTPVDALLATHPAGTVSGAPKVRAMEIIAELEDEPRRFYAGAVGFMSPSLLEFAIVIRTMVAVGDSLRIQAGAGVVYDSTPEREFRETESKLAALKAVVEGGPWT, from the coding sequence ATGAAGATCCCGCTGTCTAAGCTCCCGCCTCCGAGGGATCTGGCCCACGGGCTGTACCAGTCGGGGGAGGAGTTCGTGGCTCTTCTGGAGTCGGGCCAGGGATTCGCGGAGAGGGCGAGGTTCACCCTCGTGGCGTGGGGGGTGGAGAGGGCGTACGTCTCCTCTGGGCCCGACCTCCAGCAGGTGCTCTACTCGGCGCAAAGGGAGCTGAGGGCGGACGGGGGGCCCTTCGGCGGCGACGTGTTAATCGGCGCCTTGACCTACGAGGCGTCCTACTACGTGGAGCCTCTGTTGCTTAGGTACAACAAGGTGGACCGGTCTATCCCGGCGGCGTTTCTGGTTAAGCCCAGGGGGTACATCCTGTACGACAAGATGCTGGGGAGGGGCTACCTGAGGGGCGAGATGCCGAGGGTCTCCGTGGGGCGGGGGGAGGCCAGGGTGAGGGGGCCGGTGGCCATGACCGACCCGGGCCGCTTCAAGAGCTGGGTGGCGGAGGGGAGGGAGAGGATCGCGGCTGGGGAGATCCTCCAGGTGGTGCTCTCCAGGTGGGTGGACTACAGGGCGGAGGGGGACCTCTTCCCTCTGTACAAGGCGCTGGCGGAGGGGAACCCCTCGCCGTATATGTACTTTGTAAAATACGGCGATATCCACTTGATTGGGACGTCGCCTGAGCTGTTGGTGAAGGTGCAGGGCGGCCGCGTGGAGACCCACCCCATCGCCGGGACTAGGCCGAGGGGCGCCACCGAGGAGGAGGACCTGGCGCTGGAGGAGGACATGCTCAGCGACGAGAAGGAGCTGGCTGAACACATCATGTTGGTGGATCTGGCTAGGAACGACATCGGGAGGGTGTGCCAGCTCGGGTCTGTCAAGGTGGAGGAGCTGTTCGCCGTGGAGAAATACAGCAGGGTGCAGCACATAGTGTCTAGGGTCATGGGCGTTATGGACAGGCGGTTCACCCCCGTCGACGCCCTCTTGGCCACCCACCCGGCGGGCACCGTGTCGGGCGCCCCCAAGGTGAGGGCTATGGAGATAATCGCCGAGCTTGAGGACGAGCCTCGGAGGTTCTACGCGGGAGCCGTGGGCTTCATGTCGCCTTCTCTCCTGGAGTTCGCCATAGTCATAAGGACCATGGTGGCCGTGGGCGACTCCCTCCGTATACAGGCGGGGGCGGGGGTTGTGTACGACTCCACGCCGGAGCGGGAGTTTAGAGAGACCGAGTCTAAGCTGGCTGCGCTTAAAGCGGTCGTGGAGGGTGGGCCATGGACCTAA
- a CDS encoding aspartate aminotransferase family protein, whose product MARIARYYREYGLRIVRGLLQYVWDDGGRRYLDCNTNHGVAFLGHANPKIAEAVRRQLEEVWAVPLNFYTPARERFIEEFSRLLPAKFGVVFLQNTGTEAVETAVKIAKKITRRPAIVAFTNSFHGRTMGSLSITWNERYRKAFEPLYPHVRFGKFNVPTEVDKLVQEDTCCVVVEPIQGEGGVNPATPEFLKALREETQRKGALLIIDEVQTGFGRTGAVWAFQKYGVEPDIFTAGKPVAGGLPIGLAVAREDFGDVFEPGEHGSTFAGNAVVMAAAAAASRLLREEDVPDKAERAGAELAKALGEVESRLAVRVKGMGLMLGLELRVKADQFLQPLLERGVLGLTAGVNTLRFLPPYMITREDIELVHAAVSEALKRAQ is encoded by the coding sequence GTGGCGAGGATCGCCAGGTACTACAGGGAGTACGGCCTGAGGATAGTCAGGGGGCTCCTCCAGTACGTCTGGGACGACGGGGGCAGGCGCTACCTAGACTGCAACACCAACCACGGCGTTGCCTTCCTAGGCCACGCCAACCCCAAGATAGCGGAGGCCGTGAGGAGGCAGCTGGAGGAGGTGTGGGCCGTGCCCCTCAACTTCTACACCCCCGCAAGGGAGCGGTTCATAGAGGAGTTCTCCAGGCTCCTCCCCGCCAAATTCGGCGTTGTGTTTCTACAGAACACGGGAACAGAGGCCGTGGAGACCGCCGTCAAAATCGCCAAGAAGATAACCAGGAGGCCCGCCATCGTCGCCTTCACCAACAGCTTCCACGGGAGGACCATGGGCTCCCTCTCCATAACCTGGAACGAGAGGTACAGGAAGGCCTTCGAGCCCCTCTACCCCCACGTGAGATTCGGCAAGTTCAACGTCCCCACGGAGGTGGACAAGCTGGTGCAGGAGGACACCTGCTGCGTGGTGGTGGAGCCGATACAGGGAGAAGGCGGCGTCAACCCCGCCACCCCCGAATTCCTAAAGGCCCTCAGGGAGGAGACCCAGAGGAAGGGCGCCCTCCTCATAATAGACGAGGTGCAGACGGGCTTCGGCAGGACAGGCGCCGTCTGGGCCTTCCAGAAATACGGCGTTGAGCCGGACATCTTCACGGCGGGGAAGCCCGTGGCGGGGGGCCTACCCATCGGCCTGGCGGTGGCCCGGGAGGACTTCGGCGACGTCTTCGAGCCGGGGGAGCACGGGTCCACCTTCGCCGGAAACGCCGTGGTTATGGCGGCCGCCGCGGCCGCCTCCCGCCTCCTCAGGGAGGAGGACGTCCCCGACAAGGCCGAGAGGGCCGGCGCCGAGTTGGCCAAGGCGCTGGGCGAGGTGGAGAGCAGACTCGCCGTTAGGGTGAAGGGGATGGGCCTCATGCTGGGCCTAGAGCTGAGGGTCAAAGCCGACCAGTTCCTCCAGCCCCTCCTGGAGAGGGGGGTCCTCGGGCTGACCGCCGGCGTCAACACCCTGAGGTTCCTCCCGCCGTATATGATAACTAGGGAGGATATAGAGCTGGTACACGCCGCGGTCTCCGAAGCCCTCAAGAGGGCGCAGTGA
- a CDS encoding aminodeoxychorismate/anthranilate synthase component II, with protein MDLTLIVDNYDSFVYNIAHYVGELGSRPLVLRNDEVTVKIVERIRPDRIIISPGPGHPANPRDVGNSPDIVREFSGRIPILGVCLGHQIIGHVFGAKIRRAKTIKHGKTSQVRHLGGPLYRGVPEVFQAARYHSLVVDELPQVLVAEAYSLDDGEVMGLRHVEHPVYGVQFHPESVATPLGKRILKNFLDLAI; from the coding sequence ATGGACCTAACGCTGATCGTCGACAACTACGACAGCTTTGTCTACAACATCGCCCACTACGTCGGCGAGCTGGGCAGCCGGCCGCTTGTGTTGAGAAACGACGAGGTGACCGTCAAAATCGTCGAGAGGATTAGGCCGGACAGGATAATAATTTCGCCAGGTCCTGGACATCCGGCTAACCCCCGCGACGTGGGGAACTCGCCCGACATCGTGAGGGAGTTCAGCGGGAGGATACCCATACTTGGCGTCTGCCTAGGCCACCAGATCATAGGACACGTCTTCGGAGCGAAGATCAGGAGGGCGAAGACTATAAAACACGGCAAGACCAGCCAGGTGCGCCACCTCGGCGGGCCGCTGTACAGGGGCGTGCCAGAGGTTTTCCAAGCCGCCCGGTACCACAGCCTCGTGGTAGACGAGCTCCCCCAGGTTCTGGTCGCGGAGGCCTACTCCCTAGACGACGGGGAGGTCATGGGGCTTCGGCATGTGGAACACCCCGTTTACGGGGTCCAGTTCCACCCCGAGTCCGTGGCGACGCCGCTTGGGAAGAGGATTTTAAAGAACTTCCTAGACCTGGCCATATGA
- a CDS encoding phosphoribosylanthranilate isomerase, with protein MFIVLFSHSLVLVKICGVARPEDVELLDGLVDYIGFIVEPSSPRSVEPRRLGGLARLVRESRPVLVTASLPPAEAVDLAASLGIPVVQHHGSLGDGHFSYAEERGVALAPVAVYRRGADLRAAVSQLLSKPHEYVLVDAEKGSGERFEGGLKIPLHVLAEVAHMGKVALAGGITPENAHLVAALRPYMVDVASGVESSPGVKDPGKVKALLRALGRLSG; from the coding sequence ATGTTTATAGTCCTATTTTCTCACTCTCTTGTGTTGGTTAAGATCTGCGGCGTGGCGAGGCCGGAGGATGTGGAGCTTCTGGACGGCCTTGTGGACTACATCGGCTTTATAGTGGAGCCCTCCAGCCCCCGGTCGGTGGAGCCTAGGCGGCTCGGGGGGCTGGCGCGGCTGGTTAGAGAGAGCAGGCCCGTGCTGGTGACGGCTTCTCTCCCGCCTGCCGAGGCCGTGGATCTGGCGGCGTCGCTGGGGATCCCGGTGGTCCAGCACCACGGGTCTCTGGGCGACGGCCACTTCAGCTACGCGGAGGAGAGGGGCGTGGCCCTCGCGCCGGTGGCGGTGTACAGGCGGGGGGCCGACCTGAGAGCCGCCGTGTCGCAGCTCCTCTCCAAGCCCCATGAGTACGTCCTAGTAGACGCGGAGAAGGGGAGCGGGGAGAGGTTCGAGGGCGGCCTCAAGATACCGCTCCATGTGCTTGCGGAGGTGGCGCACATGGGGAAGGTGGCGCTCGCCGGAGGCATCACGCCGGAGAACGCCCACCTCGTCGCGGCGCTGAGGCCCTACATGGTGGACGTGGCAAGCGGCGTGGAGTCGTCGCCGGGGGTGAAGGACCCGGGGAAGGTCAAGGCCCTCCTGAGGGCTCTCGGCCGCCTCTCCGGCTGA
- a CDS encoding TrpB-like pyridoxal phosphate-dependent enzyme, with the protein MVDRWYNIAADLPGVLAPPKDPDEGESRIALLTRILPSALIDQEFTAERWVPIPEEVRGVYRRVGRPTPLLRAEGFERALGTKVHIYYKYEGVLPVGSHKLNTAVAQAYYAKADGAVEVATETGAGQWGMAVSLAAALFGLKATVFMTRSSYNSKRQRLVFMRAYGATVYPSPSEVTETGRRHFRPDHPGSLGIAISEAVEYVLSGERRRYLPGSVLEFVLLHQTVIGLEAMGQLPEEPDYAVACVGGGSNFGGFTYPMLGAKLRGEGFGKTKFLAVESAAAPKLTRGEYRYDFPDATGILPLIKMYTLGHDYVPPPVHAAGLRYHGAAPSLSLLKRLGHVEAVAYGQEEVMEAALLFARSEGFLPAPESAHAVKAVADLARKLPPGSVVVFNMSGHGLLDVDSYEKALSWDKLYKQG; encoded by the coding sequence GTGGTAGACCGCTGGTACAACATCGCCGCTGATCTGCCCGGGGTCCTCGCTCCTCCTAAGGATCCTGACGAGGGTGAGAGCAGAATCGCTCTTCTCACCAGGATCCTGCCCTCCGCGCTGATTGACCAGGAGTTCACCGCAGAGAGGTGGGTGCCCATACCTGAGGAGGTGAGGGGGGTCTATAGGCGGGTGGGCAGGCCTACCCCCCTTCTGAGGGCGGAGGGGTTTGAGCGGGCGCTTGGGACAAAGGTGCACATTTACTACAAGTACGAGGGGGTTCTGCCGGTGGGTAGCCACAAGCTCAACACCGCCGTGGCTCAGGCCTACTACGCGAAGGCGGATGGGGCTGTGGAGGTGGCTACTGAGACGGGGGCGGGGCAGTGGGGGATGGCTGTGTCCCTCGCCGCGGCGCTCTTCGGCCTCAAGGCGACGGTCTTCATGACCCGCTCCTCCTACAACAGCAAGAGGCAGAGGCTGGTCTTCATGAGGGCATACGGCGCCACCGTCTACCCAAGCCCCAGCGAGGTGACCGAGACGGGGAGGAGGCACTTCCGGCCCGACCACCCGGGGTCCCTCGGCATAGCCATATCTGAGGCCGTGGAGTACGTCCTCTCGGGGGAGAGGAGGAGGTATCTGCCGGGTAGCGTCCTGGAGTTCGTCCTCCTCCACCAGACGGTCATAGGCCTTGAGGCCATGGGGCAGTTGCCCGAGGAGCCGGACTACGCGGTGGCCTGCGTCGGCGGGGGGTCCAACTTCGGCGGTTTTACATACCCGATGCTTGGGGCTAAGCTCAGGGGGGAGGGGTTTGGAAAAACCAAGTTCCTCGCCGTGGAGTCGGCCGCCGCCCCCAAGCTGACGCGGGGGGAGTATAGGTACGATTTCCCAGACGCCACGGGGATACTGCCGTTGATCAAGATGTACACCCTAGGCCACGACTACGTCCCCCCGCCTGTCCACGCGGCGGGTCTGCGCTACCACGGGGCCGCCCCCAGCCTCTCTCTGCTTAAACGGCTGGGCCATGTGGAGGCGGTGGCCTACGGCCAGGAGGAGGTGATGGAGGCGGCTCTGCTCTTCGCGAGGTCAGAGGGCTTCCTCCCAGCGCCTGAGTCGGCGCACGCCGTGAAGGCCGTGGCGGATCTCGCGAGGAAGCTGCCGCCGGGGTCCGTGGTGGTCTTCAACATGTCCGGCCACGGGCTTCTAGACGTCGACTCGTACGAGAAGGCGTTGAGCTGGGATAAACTTTATAAACAGGGCTAA
- a CDS encoding DUF4405 domain-containing protein, giving the protein MRPSLFIRAIVIMLLIASGVIMAISGVVLYFAPSGPGSGNAVILGATKHFWNNLHTYTGFSIIGLATAHVILNRRSLLFYTKKLLFS; this is encoded by the coding sequence ATGAGGCCGAGCCTATTCATAAGAGCAATAGTCATAATGTTGCTCATAGCGAGCGGCGTGATTATGGCCATCTCCGGCGTAGTGCTGTACTTCGCGCCCTCTGGCCCGGGGTCGGGCAACGCCGTGATACTAGGCGCCACAAAACACTTCTGGAACAACCTACATACCTACACGGGCTTCTCGATAATAGGCCTAGCGACGGCGCACGTGATACTAAACCGCAGATCGCTCCTATTCTACACAAAAAAACTACTTTTTTCCTAA
- a CDS encoding PD-(D/E)XK nuclease family protein: MVDFVGVDLKREFLRLLREDEEFRLAVAGLIGLGEVLQELRRLREDFQTYIKEQERRWRENERRWRMYERRWRANERRWREAFKRFEALERGLQRVDRRLVLLGARWGVEAEEAFREAVRGIVEDVLGVGEVVRWSYFDGEGLVFGFPSPVEVDVLVKDGVHILVEVKASATDSDVAKLWRIGQLYRRATGVEPKLALVTPHIDERGRKAAEALGIQVYTYL; the protein is encoded by the coding sequence ATGGTAGACTTCGTGGGAGTTGACTTGAAGAGGGAGTTCCTAAGGCTTCTTCGGGAGGATGAGGAGTTTAGGCTGGCTGTAGCCGGCCTCATAGGGCTGGGGGAGGTGCTACAGGAGCTGAGGAGGCTGAGGGAGGACTTCCAAACCTACATAAAAGAACAGGAGAGGAGGTGGAGAGAAAACGAACGGAGATGGAGGATGTACGAGAGGCGGTGGAGGGCCAACGAGCGGAGGTGGCGTGAGGCTTTTAAGAGGTTTGAGGCGCTTGAGCGGGGTCTCCAGAGGGTGGATAGGCGGCTTGTCCTTCTGGGCGCCCGCTGGGGGGTGGAGGCGGAGGAGGCTTTTAGGGAGGCGGTGCGGGGGATCGTGGAGGATGTATTGGGGGTTGGGGAGGTTGTGCGGTGGTCCTACTTCGACGGGGAGGGGCTGGTGTTCGGCTTCCCCTCGCCCGTGGAGGTGGACGTGTTGGTTAAAGACGGCGTGCATATACTCGTGGAGGTTAAGGCCTCCGCTACGGACAGCGACGTGGCTAAGCTGTGGCGGATAGGCCAGCTCTACCGCCGCGCCACCGGCGTAGAGCCGAAGCTGGCCTTGGTCACCCCCCACATAGACGAGCGTGGTAGAAAAGCCGCCGAGGCGCTGGGCATCCAGGTTTATACCTATTTATAG
- a CDS encoding plasma-membrane proton-efflux P-type ATPase → MSKLSPQDILKQLSVDLSRGLTEEEAEARLRRYGYNEIPERRPHPLRLFAAKFWGFTAWMLEAAAAVSFLLYYLGSNGALPVEPQLYQQRLLNGVIIVALLVLNAVVGFIHDVKATKAVELLKKKLQVKARVLRDGVWRVVEARLLVPGDVIRLRAGDFVPADAVVVEGEIEVDQSALTGESLPARKKEGDVAYSGSVVRRGEATAVVAQTGVNTYFGKTAQLVQTAKPRFHMEEIVSKVVASLMAVVVALLAAVFFVAYISTGDPLFLLTHVLPLALMLVVFAVPVALPTMFTVATALGARELAQRGVLVTRLSAVEDAATMTVLCVDKTGTLTYNKLTLVQTLSRPPYGEEEVVLYGALASQEANQDPIDLAFINEARRRGLDLSRFKIAQFKPFDPTTRRTEAEAVDLRTGVRIRVAKGAFRAIAELCKTAAEDPHIQELASRGFRIIAVARSVEEGPWELVGVAALYDPPREDAPRLIQELRRMGVAVKMLTGDAAPVTKEVAKELGIGERVATAKDAGDPHEMDVFAEVYPEDKYYIVKKLQDRGHVVGMTGDGVNDAPALRQAEVGIAVANATDVAKASASAVLTVEGLAGIVELVRIGRSTFQKIVTWVLNKIVKTFQIAIFVAVAYLVATLAYHLPPEKAMPITANEVTLFLFLIDFVTISISLDNARGSSIPERWNLKKLVMLGAILGGLSVAEMFGLYYLATGPMGVEDPGVLHSIFFVAIMYTGILTPLVVRERGPFWSSKPGRWLLVATTADAAATTAIALAGIPNLLKPLTPAQTAAVALYSAVATFAINDPAKVLLAKKGVAR, encoded by the coding sequence GTGTCCAAGCTCTCTCCTCAGGATATCCTTAAACAGCTGTCTGTAGACCTCTCTAGGGGGCTCACTGAGGAGGAGGCGGAGGCGAGGCTGAGGAGGTACGGCTACAACGAGATACCAGAGAGGAGACCGCACCCCCTAAGGCTATTTGCGGCTAAGTTCTGGGGGTTTACGGCGTGGATGCTTGAAGCCGCCGCGGCCGTCTCCTTCCTTCTGTATTACCTAGGGAGCAACGGAGCGCTTCCGGTGGAGCCCCAGCTGTATCAACAGCGGCTTCTAAACGGCGTCATAATTGTGGCTTTGCTTGTTTTAAACGCGGTCGTAGGCTTTATACACGACGTCAAGGCTACAAAGGCGGTAGAGTTGCTAAAAAAGAAGCTTCAGGTAAAGGCGAGGGTTCTTCGAGATGGCGTATGGCGCGTTGTCGAGGCAAGGCTTTTGGTGCCTGGCGACGTGATCCGCCTTAGAGCCGGCGACTTTGTACCAGCCGATGCTGTAGTAGTGGAGGGGGAGATAGAGGTCGACCAATCCGCCCTCACGGGGGAGAGCCTCCCGGCTAGGAAGAAGGAGGGCGACGTGGCGTATTCAGGTTCCGTCGTGAGGAGAGGCGAGGCCACCGCCGTGGTGGCGCAGACGGGCGTCAACACCTACTTTGGGAAAACGGCACAGTTGGTTCAGACCGCGAAGCCGAGGTTTCACATGGAGGAGATCGTGTCTAAGGTGGTGGCGTCTCTCATGGCCGTAGTGGTGGCTCTTCTGGCGGCGGTTTTCTTCGTAGCCTACATATCTACGGGGGACCCCCTGTTCCTCCTAACCCATGTACTACCTCTGGCTCTTATGTTGGTGGTGTTCGCTGTCCCCGTGGCTCTTCCAACTATGTTTACTGTGGCAACGGCCCTGGGGGCAAGGGAGCTGGCGCAACGGGGTGTATTGGTCACCAGACTAAGCGCTGTGGAGGACGCCGCCACCATGACCGTCCTGTGTGTAGATAAGACGGGCACCCTCACATACAACAAACTCACATTGGTCCAGACGCTGTCGAGGCCTCCGTATGGGGAGGAGGAGGTTGTGCTCTACGGAGCTCTAGCCTCCCAAGAGGCCAACCAAGACCCCATAGATCTTGCCTTCATAAACGAGGCGAGGCGGAGAGGCCTAGACCTCAGCCGTTTCAAAATCGCCCAGTTTAAGCCGTTCGACCCAACTACGAGGAGGACAGAGGCTGAGGCGGTGGATCTACGGACTGGCGTTAGGATAAGGGTGGCAAAGGGGGCGTTTAGAGCAATCGCCGAGCTTTGCAAAACGGCGGCGGAGGACCCCCATATACAGGAGTTGGCATCACGCGGCTTCAGGATCATCGCCGTGGCCCGATCTGTGGAGGAGGGGCCTTGGGAGTTGGTGGGGGTAGCCGCCTTGTACGATCCGCCGAGGGAAGACGCTCCTCGGCTCATCCAAGAGCTCCGGAGGATGGGCGTCGCCGTGAAGATGCTCACTGGAGACGCCGCCCCCGTAACCAAAGAGGTCGCGAAGGAGCTTGGCATAGGCGAGAGGGTTGCAACAGCGAAGGACGCCGGCGATCCTCATGAGATGGACGTATTTGCAGAGGTATATCCAGAGGATAAATACTACATAGTGAAGAAGCTCCAGGACCGCGGACACGTGGTGGGGATGACCGGAGACGGCGTAAACGACGCCCCAGCCCTAAGACAAGCTGAGGTCGGCATCGCCGTGGCAAACGCCACTGACGTAGCCAAAGCCTCAGCCAGTGCGGTTCTAACGGTGGAGGGGCTCGCCGGCATCGTCGAGTTGGTGCGTATCGGCCGATCCACATTCCAGAAGATAGTCACGTGGGTGCTCAACAAGATCGTCAAAACCTTCCAGATAGCCATCTTCGTCGCCGTGGCATACCTCGTGGCCACGCTGGCGTATCACCTACCCCCGGAGAAGGCCATGCCGATAACGGCAAACGAAGTCACCCTCTTCCTATTCCTGATAGACTTCGTAACGATATCTATATCGTTAGACAACGCCAGGGGCTCCTCTATCCCCGAGAGGTGGAACCTCAAAAAGCTGGTGATGCTCGGCGCCATCCTCGGAGGTCTCTCCGTAGCAGAGATGTTTGGGCTTTACTACCTAGCCACAGGCCCCATGGGTGTAGAGGATCCAGGAGTTCTACACAGCATCTTCTTCGTAGCCATAATGTACACGGGCATACTTACGCCACTAGTGGTGAGAGAAAGAGGGCCCTTCTGGAGCTCAAAACCCGGCAGGTGGCTCCTTGTTGCAACGACGGCAGACGCCGCCGCCACCACGGCCATAGCGCTAGCGGGGATCCCCAACCTGCTAAAACCGCTGACGCCGGCGCAGACCGCGGCCGTGGCGCTCTACTCAGCAGTCGCAACCTTCGCCATAAACGACCCAGCCAAGGTACTCCTGGCGAAAAAGGGGGTTGCGAGATAG
- a CDS encoding FHA domain-containing protein has protein sequence MERAYVVEVFHPARLVLRGPVVLEREGVYGREHFAWLGPAAMYISRRHFALKRAGGALYILDLGSTNGTYVNGVDIRGEGLVELYRGDVVNVAGVVEFAVEEE, from the coding sequence ATGGAGCGGGCGTACGTGGTGGAGGTGTTCCACCCTGCGAGGCTGGTGCTGAGGGGGCCTGTGGTTCTAGAGAGGGAGGGGGTCTACGGCAGGGAGCACTTCGCATGGCTGGGCCCCGCGGCTATGTACATATCCAGGAGGCACTTCGCCTTGAAGAGGGCTGGGGGCGCCCTCTACATCCTAGACTTGGGCAGCACCAACGGCACCTACGTAAACGGCGTGGACATCAGGGGGGAGGGGCTGGTGGAGCTGTATAGGGGAGACGTGGTCAACGTAGCCGGCGTGGTGGAGTTCGCCGTAGAGGAGGAATAG
- the trpD gene encoding anthranilate phosphoribosyltransferase yields the protein MEGYGFGVADLLKRLASGGSLNAEEAYALSREILSGGLNDVAVAAALTAMRCRGETAEEVAGFVKSAREAAVKVPLRVEAIDTAGTGGDGAGTINLSTLAAVVAAAAGARVLKHGNRSASGFFGSADFMEAVGYNLEVGPEKAADMVEKIGFAFVFAPRYHPAFARVAPVRRQLPFRTVFNIVGPLANPGLVKRQLIGVSERRLLDVVGGVASLLLDRALVVYGSGVDEVSTEGPTEVVEVRGGRTERYVLEPEDFGVGKTPLPRASTREEAVGLALAGLRGERREAEIAIAVNAAAALYVAEVVRDFRDGFELAVKAIREGAAYRKLREAVEASR from the coding sequence GTGGAGGGCTATGGCTTCGGGGTGGCTGACTTGTTAAAGAGGTTGGCCTCGGGCGGCTCTCTAAACGCCGAGGAGGCCTACGCCCTCTCGCGCGAGATCCTCTCCGGGGGGCTAAACGACGTCGCCGTGGCGGCGGCTCTCACGGCGATGAGGTGTAGGGGGGAGACGGCGGAGGAGGTGGCTGGTTTTGTGAAATCGGCTAGGGAGGCGGCTGTTAAGGTGCCGCTTAGGGTCGAGGCTATAGATACGGCGGGGACGGGGGGCGACGGGGCTGGTACTATAAACCTGTCCACGCTCGCCGCTGTGGTCGCCGCGGCGGCGGGGGCCAGGGTGTTGAAGCACGGGAACAGGTCGGCGTCGGGGTTCTTCGGGAGCGCAGACTTCATGGAGGCTGTGGGGTACAACCTCGAGGTGGGGCCTGAGAAGGCGGCTGACATGGTTGAGAAGATCGGCTTCGCCTTCGTCTTCGCCCCGCGGTACCACCCGGCTTTTGCGAGGGTCGCGCCGGTGAGGAGGCAGTTGCCCTTCCGCACCGTCTTCAACATCGTGGGGCCGCTGGCGAACCCAGGACTGGTCAAGCGGCAACTGATCGGCGTGTCGGAGAGGAGGCTGCTGGACGTGGTGGGCGGCGTCGCCTCCCTCTTGCTGGACCGCGCCCTTGTGGTGTACGGCTCCGGCGTGGATGAGGTTAGCACGGAGGGCCCCACCGAGGTGGTGGAGGTGAGGGGCGGGAGGACCGAGCGCTACGTCCTAGAGCCGGAGGACTTCGGCGTTGGGAAGACGCCTCTTCCCCGGGCCTCGACTAGGGAGGAGGCGGTGGGCCTCGCCCTGGCTGGGCTCAGGGGGGAGCGTAGGGAGGCCGAGATCGCCATAGCCGTCAACGCCGCTGCGGCGCTGTATGTGGCCGAGGTGGTGAGGGACTTCAGAGACGGCTTCGAGCTCGCCGTTAAGGCAATTAGGGAGGGGGCCGCGTATAGGAAGCTGAGGGAGGCTGTGGAGGCGTCGAGATGA